A stretch of the Actinoalloteichus fjordicus genome encodes the following:
- a CDS encoding phosphogluconate dehydrogenase C-terminal domain-containing protein: MTAAPAGPLTIAVIGAGGKMGMRVSDNLVRTDHLVRYCETSEAGRQRVQQAGREVTDAVTAVPDADVVILAVPDIALGPVSADLVPQLKAGAVVLTLDPAAAYAGLLTKRSDLEYVVAHPCHPSVFLERTTPEEYADTFGGIAAPQDVVAAIESGDEAKRALAESVVRVMYAPVLDVHWVTVKQLAYLEPTLVETVACMVGDLLNEALKETVHTVGVPEAAARAMLLGHTQVALANTLKGDNPFSDACLIAMDYGRETIIKGDWKKIFNDEQLDTVIARMLHLNDKG; this comes from the coding sequence ATGACGGCAGCACCAGCAGGACCCTTGACCATCGCCGTCATCGGCGCGGGCGGCAAGATGGGGATGCGCGTCTCGGACAATCTCGTCAGGACCGATCACCTCGTCCGCTACTGCGAGACCTCGGAGGCGGGCAGGCAGCGCGTGCAGCAGGCGGGCCGGGAGGTCACCGACGCGGTGACCGCCGTCCCGGACGCCGACGTGGTGATCCTCGCGGTGCCCGACATCGCGCTGGGTCCGGTGTCGGCGGACCTGGTCCCGCAGCTCAAGGCGGGCGCCGTGGTGCTCACCCTCGACCCGGCCGCCGCCTACGCCGGGCTGCTGACCAAGCGGTCGGACCTGGAGTACGTCGTCGCCCACCCGTGCCATCCCTCGGTGTTCCTGGAGCGCACGACGCCCGAGGAGTATGCGGACACCTTCGGCGGCATCGCGGCCCCGCAGGACGTGGTGGCGGCCATCGAATCCGGCGACGAGGCTAAGCGGGCGCTCGCCGAGTCGGTCGTGCGAGTGATGTACGCCCCGGTGCTGGACGTGCACTGGGTGACGGTCAAGCAGCTCGCCTACCTGGAGCCGACGCTGGTCGAGACGGTGGCGTGCATGGTGGGCGACCTCCTCAACGAGGCGCTCAAGGAGACCGTGCACACCGTCGGGGTCCCGGAGGCCGCCGCCCGCGCGATGCTGCTCGGCCACACCCAGGTCGCGCTGGCCAACACGCTCAAGGGCGACAACCCGTTCTCCGACGCGTGTCTCATCGCGATGGACTACGGCCGCGAGACGATCATCAAGGGCGACTGGAAGAAGATCTTCAACGACGAGCAGCTCGACACCGTGATCGCCAGGATGCTGCATCTGAACGACAAGGGCTGA